The following are encoded together in the Fusarium keratoplasticum isolate Fu6.1 chromosome 1, whole genome shotgun sequence genome:
- a CDS encoding Complex III subunit 9 gives MAITSTLYRSLFSTNYLMLATVFTAGFAWEVGFNNVMDKVWDNHNRGRQWKDIRHKFIEGGDEDEE, from the exons ATG GCCATCACCAGCACCCTCTACAG GAGCCTGTTCTCCACCAACTACCTTATGCTCGCGACCGTCTTCACTGCCGGCTTCGCCTGGGAGGT GGGCTTCAACAACGTCATGGACAAGGTTTGGGACAACCACAACCGAGGC CGACAATGGAAGGACATCCGACACAAGTTCATCGagggcggcgacgaggatgaggaatAA
- a CDS encoding Calcium-transporting ATPase, translating to MTAPDTSQEAKTADHGHAAPNTNTKTSLVDTSDALTPDPGTEDMFKVEHNKFAFNPGQLSKLLNPKSLNAFYALGGIDGLEKGLRTDRNAGLSVEESTLDGEVAFHDVAPEGTPRHGTAGDAVPEATTEAAVHIPPPEDPHPTGVFCDRKKVFRDNRLPEKKTKSLLEIAWTTYNDKVLILLTIAAIISLALGLYQTFGGDHKEGEPKVEWVEGVAIIVAIVIVVLVGTINDWHMQRQFTRLTKKTNDRMVNVIRSGKSQEISISDVMVGDVMHLATGDIVPVDGIFIQGSAVKCDESSATGESDLLKKSPAADVFHAIQKLDTKEAEKLDPFIISGSKVNEGNGTFLVTAVGVNSSYGRISMALRTEQEDTPLQKKLNILADWIAKFGAGAALLLFIALFIKFCAHLPNNHGTPSEKGQEFMKIFIVSVTVVVVAVPEGLPLAVTLALSFATVKMLRDNNLVRVLKACETMGNATTVCSDKTGTLTQNKMTVVATTLGKSTSFGGTNAPMDKSLKIDQDAITIPNVSESEFANGLSQQVKEILTQSNVLNSTAFEGEQDGVKTFIGSKTEVALLTFCRDQLGAGPVQEIRASAQVVQTIPFDSKYKYSAIVVKLANGKYRVYAKGASEILLEKCSKTLENVSQGEPTTALLTDADRNMFNLIISSYAGQTLRTIGSSYRDFESWPPEGAVSKENPSQADFNAVHKDMTLIGIYGIKDPLRPTVIDALKDCRRAGVFVRMVTGDNIQTASAIASECGIFRPDEGGIAMEGPDFRRLPPEELKQKVKHLQVLARSSPEDKRILVRTLKELGETVAVTGDGTNDAPALKMADIGFSMGIAGTEVAKEASSIILLDDNFASIVKGLMWGRAVNDSVKKFLQFQLTVNVTAVVLTFVSAVASSKQESVLNAVQLLWVNLIMDTFAALALATDPPTRSVLDRKPDRKSAPLITLRMSKMIIGQAICQLAITFVLNFGGKKLLGWYDDSEHDAKALKTLVFNTFVWLQIFNEINNRRLDNKLNIFEGLHRNIFFIIINIIMVGGQVLIIFVGDQAFEIVRLNGREWGLSIGLGAISLPWGALIRLCPDEWVAACLPGFIHRRWLAPPAEELASEKSLDSDDDDFARPPLRVMSSIRGPRVQQHIGFRERMRRYKEKTQEKAQETKEKTKEVKDKAKGAESEVAEK from the exons ATGACGGCTCCCGATACATCGCAAGAAGCCAAGACGGCCGATCACGGGCATGCGGCCCCCAATACCAATACCAAGACCAGTCTGGTGGATACCTCGGATGCCCTGACCCCGGATCCAGGCACCGAGGACATGTTCAAGGTTGAGCACAACAAATTCGCCTTCAACCCGGGCCAATTATCCAAGCTGCTCAACCCAAAGAGCCTCAACGCCTTTTATGCCCTTGGCGGTATCGATGGCCTAGAGAAGGGCCTGAGGACAGATCGAAATGCCGGTCTCAGTGTTGAAGAGTCGACGCTCGATGGCGAGGTCGCCTTTCACGATGTTGCGCCTGAGGGGACCCCAAGACATGGCACGGCTGGAGATGCTGTCCCAGAGGCCACCACAGAGGCTGCGGTCCATATTCCTCCCCCAGAGGATCCCCATCCCACAGGCGTCTTTTGCGACCGCAAGAAGGTGTTTCGTGATAATCGTCTCCCCGAGAAAAAGACAAAGTCCTTGCTCGAAATCGCCTGGACAACATACAACGACAAAGTTCTTATTCTCCTCACTATcgctgccatcatctccttaGCTCTGGGACTGTACCAGACTTTTGGTGGTGACCATAAAGAAGGCGAGCCCAAGGTTGAGTGGGTTGAGGGTGTGGCTATCATAGTTGCTATCGT TATTGTCGTGCTTGTCGGTACCATCAATGATTGGCATATGCAGCGACAATTCACACGACTCACCAAGAAGACAAATGATCGCATGGTAAATGTTATTCGCTCTGGAAAATCGCAAGAGATATCCATCTCGGATGTCATGGTAGGAGATGTGATGCATCTCGCCACCGGAGACATTGTCCcagttgatggcatcttcatccaaggcagcGCCGTCAAGTGTGACGAGTCCTCGGCCACGGGAGAGTCTGATCTGCTCAAGAAGTCGCCGGCGGCCGATGTATTCCACGCCATTCAGAAGCTTGACACCAAAgaggctgagaagcttgatcccttcatcatctcgggAAGCAAGGTCAACGAGGGCAACGGAACATTCCTGGTAACCGCGGTTGGTGTCAACTCCAGCTATGGCCGCATCTCGATGGCGTTGCGTACTGAGCAGGAGGACACGCCActccagaagaagctcaacatccTCGCGGACTGGATCGCCAAGTTCGGTGCTGGCGCTGCCTTGTTGCTCTTCAtcgccctcttcatcaagtTCTGCGCCCATCTCCCAAACAACCACGGCACTCCCTCTGAGAAGGGCCAAGAGTTCATGAAGATCTTTATCGTTTCTGTCactgtcgtcgtcgtcgctgtccCGGAAGGTCTCCCCTTGGCTGTCACCCTGGCACTTAGCTTTGCTACTGTCAAGATGCTTCGTGATAACAATCTTGTCCGTGTCCTCAAGGCCTGCGAGACCATGGGAAATGCCACTACTGTCTGCTCTGACAAGACCGGAACTCTCACCCAGAACAAGATGACAGTTGTCGCCACTACTCTCGGCAAGAGCACCAGCTTCGGTGGTACTAATGCTCCCATGGACAAGTCGTTGAAGATCgaccaagatgccatcaccatccccaaTGTGTCGGAATCCGAGTTTGCCAACGGGCTCAGCCAGCAGGTCAAGGAAATCCTCACACAGTCCAATGTGCTCAACTCGACCGCCTTCGAAGGCGAGCAGGATGGTGTCAAGACCTTTATCGGATCAAAGACAGAGGTTGCTCTTCTGACCTTTTGTCGAGACCAGCTTGGAGCAGGCCCTGTTCAAGAGATTAGGGCCTCTGCCCAGGTGGTCCAAACGATCCCCTTCGACAGCAAGTACAAGTACAGTGCCATCGTGGTCAAGCTGGCCAATGGAAAGTACAGAGTGTACGCCAAAGGTGCTTCTGAGATTCTCCTCGAGAAGTGCAGCAAGACCCTAGAAAACGTGTCTCAAGGCGAGCCGACCACAGCCCTCCTGACAGACGCAGATCGTAACATGTTCAACCTGATCATCAGCTCCTATGCTGGGCAGACGCTCCGGACCATCGGCTCTTCATACCGAGATTTTGAGTCCTGGCCACCCGAGGGAGCAGTATCCAAGGAAAACCCCAGCCAGGCCGACTTCAACGCTGTTCACAAGGACATGACCCTCATTGGCATCTATGGTATCAAAGACCCTCTGCGACCGACCGTGatcgatgccctcaaggacTGCCGCCGTGCCGGCGTGTTTGTGAGAATGGTCACTGGCGACAACATCCAGACGGCCTCTGCTATCGCTTCTGAATGTGGCATCTTCCGCCCCGACGAGGGTGGAATTGCGATGGAAGGCCCAGACTTCCGTAGACTTCCAcccgaggagctcaagcagaAGGTCAAGCACCTTCAGGTCCTCGCTCGCTCAAGTCCTGAGGATAAGAGGATTCTGGTCCGTACTCTAaaggagcttggagagacTGTCGCTGTCACTGGCGATGGAACCAACGACGCTCCCGCACTGAAGATGGCGGATATTGGTTTTTCGATGGGTATTGCTGGCACtgaggttgccaaggaggcaTCCTCTATCATCCTGCTTGATGACAA TTTTgcatccatcgtcaagggTCTCATGTGGGGTCGTGCTGTCAACGATTCAGTCAAGAAGTTCCTCCAG TTCCAATTGACCGTCAACGTCACAGCTGTGGTCTTGACTTTCGTCTCGGCAGTGGCAAGCAGCAAGCAAGAGTCTGTCCTGAATGCTGTGCAACTGCTCTGGGTCAATCTCATCATGGACACCTTTGCAGCACTTGCTCTGGCAACGGATCCTCCCACTCGTAGTGTTCTCGACAGGAAGCCTGATCGAAAGTCTGCCCCACTCATCACCTTGAGAATGTCCAAAATGATCATCGGCCAGGCCATTTGCCAGCTTGCCATCACCTTTGTTCTGAACTTTGGTGGTAAGAAACTTCTTGGCTGGTACGATGACTCCGAGCATGACGCCAAGGCTCTGAAGACCCTCGTCTTCAATACCTTTGTTTGGCTGCAAATTTTCAACGAAATCAA CAACCGCCGATTGGACAACAAGTTGAACATCTTTGAAGGCCTTCACCGCAACATCTTCTTTATCAttatcaacatcatcatggtTGGAGGCCAGGTGCTTATCATCTTTGTCGGTGATCAGGCCTTCGAGATTGTGCGCCTAAACGGCAGGGAATGGGGTCTTTCGATCGGACTCGGAGCCATCTCTCTGCCCTGGGGTGCACTCATTAGACTTTGCCCTGACGAGTGGGTTGCCGCTTGTCTCCCTGGCTTCATCCACAGGAGGTGGCTGGCCCCTCCTGCTGAAGAGCTGGCATCTGAAAAGTCTCTTGAttccgacgatgatgactttGCGCGACCGCCGCTGCGTGTCATGAGCTCCATCCGTGGACCTCGCGTACAGCAACACATTGGTTTCCGAGAGAGAATGCGTAGGTACAAGGAGAAGACCCAGGAGAAGGCGCAGGAGACAAAAGAAAAGACGAAGGAGGTGAAGGACAAGGCGAAAGGAGCTGAGTCTGAAGTTGCTGAGAAGTAG
- a CDS encoding Mago-bind domain-containing protein codes for MPSQPTNSGIVTDEASGEREIPQSVRADGSTRKAIKIRPGYRPAEDVEVYKNRTAEAFRERGKRIGIPGAAGLKDEKTEQSSAASNKNAKRREARKKAKAATEGDDAAAAAQESKPEEVDPEVEREKKARNLKKKLKQAKELKNKKEGGEALLPEQIAKVIKINELIRELDALGFDAEGEPKAASDAAAPAEGEDGDKE; via the coding sequence ATGCCGTCGCAACCCACAAACTCGGGCATCGTCACCGACGAGGCCAGCGGCGAGCGCGAAATCCCCCAGTCCGTCCGCGCCGATGGCAGCACCCGCAAGGCAATCAAGATCCGCCCCGGCTACCGCCCCGCggaagatgtcgaggttTACAAGAACCGCACCGCCGAGGCCTTCCGCGAGCGTGGCAAGAGGATCGGCATCCCCGGCGCCGCGGGGCTAAAGGACGAGAAGACTGAGCAGTCGTCGGCCGCCAGCAACAAGAACGCAAAGAGGCGCGAGGCCcggaagaaggccaaggctgctaCGGAAGGCGACGACGCAGCTGCTGCGGCGCAAGagtccaagcccgaggaAGTCGACCCCGAAGTTGAgcgcgagaagaaggcacGCAATCttaagaagaagctgaagcaggccaaggagctcaagaacaagaaggagggcggcgaggccTTGCTGCCCGAGCAAatcgccaaggtcatcaagatTAACGAGTTGATCCGAGAGTTGGATGCCCTCGGTTTTGATGCCGAGGGAGAGCCAAAGGCAGCCTCAGATGCCGCGGCTCCTGCTGAGGGTGAGGACGGCGACAAGGAGTGA
- a CDS encoding putative 26S protease subunit rpt4, which produces MTAEEERQAALNSYRARLLESREWEAKLKSLRLEIKDMQREFDRTEDNIKALQSVGQIIGEVLKQLDDERFIVKASSGPRYVVGCRSKVDKVKLKQGTRVALDMTTLTIMRMLPREVDPLVYNMSLEDPGQVSFAGIGGLNDQIRELREVIELPLKNPELFLRVGIKPPKGVLLYGPPGTGKTLLARAVASSLETNFLKVVSSAIVDKYIGESARLIREMFGYAKEHEPCIIFMDEIDAIGGRRFSEGTSADREIQRTLMELLNQLDGFDYLGKTKIIMATNRPDTLDPALLRAGRLDRKIEIPLPNEVGRLEILKIHSQSVVVDGDIDFESVVKMSDGLNGADLRNVVTEAGLFAIKDYRESINQDDFNKAVRKVAEAKKLEGKLEYQKL; this is translated from the exons ATGACCGCAGAGGAAGAGCGCCAAGCCGCCCTCAACTCGTACCGGGCGAGGCTTCTCGAGTCTCGAGAGTGGGAGGCTAAGCTCAAGAGCCTACGCCTGGAGATTAAGGATATGCAAAGGGAGTTTGACAGGACCGAGGACAACATCAAGGCACTTCAGAGCGTGGGACAGATTATTGGCGAGGTCCTAAAACAGCTCGACGATGAACGAT TCATCGTCAAGGCTTCCTCCGGACCACGATATGTCGTCGGCTGCAGATCAAAGGTCGACAAGGTGAAGCTGAAGCAAGGTACCCGTGTTGCCCTTGATATGACGACACTCACGATCATGCGAATGCTTCCCCGCGAGGTCGATCCCCTGGTGTACAACATGTCGTTGGAGGACCCCGGTCAAGTGAGCTTTGCCGGTATCGGTGGACTGAACGATCAGATCCGAGAGCTGCGAGAGGTCATTGAGCTTCCCCTCAAGAACCCCGAGTTGTTCTTGCGAGTAGGCATCAAGCCTCCCAAGGGTGTCTTGCTCTATGGACCTCCTGGAACAGGCAAGACTCTTCTGGCGCGAGCAGTCGCAAGCAGTCTGGAGACAAACTTCCTGAAAG TCGTCTCCTCTGCCATTGTCGACAAGTACATTGGTGAGTCGGCGCGACTCATCCGCGAGATGTTCGGATATGCCAAGGAGCACGAGCCCTGTATCATCTTCATGGACGAGATTGACGCCATCGGTGGACGACGATTCTCCGAGGGTACAAGTGCCGATCGCGAAATTCAGCGAACACTGATGGAGCTGCTCAACCAGCTTGACGGTTTCGACTACCTgggcaagaccaagatcaTCATGGCTACCAACAGACCCGACACACTGGACCCCGCTCTTCTCCGTGCTGGTCGTCTGGACCGAAAGATTGAGATTCCCCTGCCCAACGAGGTCGGGCGACTCGAGATTCTCAAGATTCACTCGCAAAGCGTcgtggttgatggtgacattGACTTTGAGAGCGTGGTCAAGATGAGTGACGGACTGAACGGTGCTGACTTGCGAAACGTGGTTACTGAAGC TGGCCTGtttgccatcaaggattatCGGGAATCGATCAACCAGGATGACTTCAACAAGGCGGTTCGCAAggtggccgaggccaagaagctcgagggtAAGCTCGAGTATCAGAAGCTGTAA